One window of Chamaesiphon minutus PCC 6605 genomic DNA carries:
- a CDS encoding universal stress protein, which translates to MFKKILVAIDGSDSSHDVFKAALDIAKADKANLVLLHVLSFEEQNNLTLPMPIGMDYMPVANSETLQIYQERWQTYEQQNLDLLKSLADRATAAGVATEFHQVAGGPGRKICEFAQSADIDLIVMGHRGISGLNELLVGSVSNYVLHRAPCSVLMDKTRSI; encoded by the coding sequence ATGTTTAAGAAAATTTTGGTGGCAATAGATGGCTCGGACAGTAGCCATGATGTGTTTAAAGCAGCACTCGATATTGCCAAGGCCGATAAGGCTAATCTTGTACTCTTGCATGTTCTATCTTTTGAGGAGCAGAATAATTTAACACTGCCGATGCCCATCGGCATGGACTATATGCCAGTTGCCAATAGTGAGACGCTGCAAATATACCAAGAACGCTGGCAGACCTACGAACAACAAAATTTAGATCTATTAAAATCGCTGGCAGATCGAGCCACCGCCGCAGGCGTTGCCACTGAATTTCACCAGGTTGCTGGCGGCCCTGGTCGCAAAATCTGTGAATTTGCCCAATCTGCGGATATCGATCTAATTGTGATGGGACATAGGGGCATTTCTGGTCTCAATGAGTTGCTCGTCGGCAGCGTCAGCAATTATGTTCTCCATCGTGCGCCTTGCTCTGTGCTGATGGACAAAACGCGATCGATTTAG
- a CDS encoding phosphoribosyltransferase family protein codes for MTKTRFRNRSEAGKLLASQLTQYANRPDVLVLGIPRGGVPVAAEVAAALNAPLDVCLVRKLGVPGHSELAMGAVAAGGFEVLNEELIDWMRISGHTIAEVADLELQELQHHDRIYRGENRR; via the coding sequence ATGACGAAGACCCGATTCCGCAATCGTTCTGAGGCGGGAAAATTACTCGCCAGCCAACTCACCCAGTATGCCAACCGCCCCGATGTCCTCGTGTTAGGAATTCCTCGCGGTGGCGTACCAGTAGCTGCTGAAGTTGCCGCAGCACTCAATGCGCCCTTAGATGTCTGTCTGGTGCGGAAACTAGGCGTTCCCGGACATTCAGAACTGGCGATGGGGGCGGTTGCTGCTGGTGGGTTTGAGGTGTTGAATGAAGAATTAATCGATTGGATGCGAATTTCTGGACATACGATCGCCGAAGTCGCCGATCTCGAACTTCAGGAATTACAACACCACGATCGGATCTATCGGGGCGAGAATCGCCGCTAG
- a CDS encoding hybrid sensor histidine kinase/response regulator: MRYWRTKILSESTRRGVDLVTQIISFSRGAEGKNTAIQVRDVIAEIQRIVRQTFPKNIETIFNYADSLAKIEADSTLIHQVLMNLCVNARDAMPNGGILTVSTENLKIDENSAKIHLDARPGDYIAISVTDTGMGIPPELIDRIFDPFFTTKDIGKGTGLGLSTTMKIIKNHDGFIKVDSEVGKGTCFKIYLPATDTYEIQPQPITKLESGSNELILIVDDETSIRSITSTTLETYNYRILTASDGIEAIATYAERKHDVDVILLDLMMPSLDILTTVRTIYKLNPNVRIIAMSGLVANEQITQTLQECGVMAFLKKPFTVEHLLRTLSQVCSQ; encoded by the coding sequence ATTAGGTACTGGAGAACCAAAATTCTCAGTGAGAGTACTCGTCGAGGTGTAGATTTAGTTACACAAATTATCTCATTTTCACGAGGAGCAGAAGGAAAAAACACCGCTATTCAAGTTCGCGATGTTATCGCCGAAATTCAACGGATCGTTCGACAAACTTTTCCTAAAAATATTGAAACTATCTTCAATTACGCCGATAGTTTAGCAAAGATCGAAGCAGATAGTACTCTCATCCATCAAGTATTGATGAACCTGTGTGTCAATGCTCGCGATGCCATGCCCAATGGCGGCATCCTCACAGTCAGCACTGAGAATCTAAAGATTGATGAAAACTCTGCCAAAATTCATTTGGATGCACGACCTGGCGACTATATCGCAATCTCTGTTACCGATACTGGCATGGGCATCCCACCAGAGCTAATCGATCGGATTTTCGATCCGTTTTTTACTACCAAAGATATTGGTAAAGGTACTGGGCTGGGATTATCTACGACAATGAAAATCATCAAAAATCATGATGGATTTATTAAGGTTGATAGCGAGGTCGGTAAAGGAACGTGTTTTAAAATATATTTACCAGCAACTGATACCTATGAAATTCAACCGCAACCGATTACAAAGTTAGAAAGCGGCAGTAACGAACTAATCCTGATTGTGGATGATGAAACATCGATTCGATCGATTACTAGTACCACATTAGAAACTTATAATTATCGAATATTAACTGCTAGCGATGGGATCGAGGCGATCGCCACGTATGCCGAACGTAAACATGACGTCGATGTAATTCTCCTCGATCTGATGATGCCCTCATTAGATATTTTGACTACCGTTCGGACGATCTACAAACTCAATCCCAATGTCAGAATTATTGCCATGAGTGGCTTGGTAGCCAACGAACAAATAACTCAAACGCTTCAAGAATGTGGTGTGATGGCATTCTTGAAAAAGCCTTTTACCGTAGAGCATCTTTTAAGAACGCTATCGCAGGTATGCAGCCAGTAG
- a CDS encoding ISL3 family transposase, which yields MRVESQRQYEGIGIILQVEAIKKESKCHRCGTKSSSLHQNNRYIVKDLPWGEQQVHLEINRRQFKCKKCQKPFSEQLEFVKGRRTYTSRLAKKILAEALEGDIQSVARTGVMTTAEIERIIEDAAAELNGEKPTDLRKLGIDEIAMVKGQGKYCAVLVDIERGKLLAIIESRKSEEIEKILKGWGTEVLERIEEVSIDLWKGYKSLAIEVMPNAQVVADRFHVTAQINSELDKLRKQEKRAIEAKLKSAKTLEQKNEYTRQLAVIKSSKYALLKNEKELREEKEQEKLKQVREEFANIRAAHLLKEKWREIMEKTTSWMRGLLKIRHWLVRAKQHLPNSCGTISRWLTEIVAYFDERTTSGVVEGINNKIKLIKRTAYGFTNFNNFRNRCLLTWRFNY from the coding sequence ATGCGAGTAGAGTCGCAGCGACAATATGAAGGAATAGGCATCATCTTACAGGTAGAAGCAATAAAGAAAGAAAGCAAATGCCATAGATGCGGAACGAAGAGTAGTAGCTTACATCAGAATAATAGATACATAGTAAAAGATTTGCCGTGGGGAGAGCAGCAAGTTCACCTAGAAATAAACAGAAGACAATTTAAATGTAAAAAATGTCAAAAACCATTTAGCGAACAACTAGAATTTGTTAAAGGCAGAAGAACATATACTTCAAGACTAGCTAAAAAAATCCTAGCAGAAGCACTAGAAGGAGATATTCAGAGCGTAGCTAGAACAGGAGTAATGACGACAGCAGAAATAGAGAGAATAATTGAAGACGCAGCAGCAGAGCTAAACGGAGAAAAGCCAACGGATTTAAGAAAACTGGGAATAGATGAAATAGCAATGGTAAAAGGACAAGGAAAATATTGTGCAGTATTAGTAGATATAGAGCGAGGAAAATTATTAGCAATAATCGAAAGCAGAAAGAGTGAAGAAATAGAGAAAATCCTGAAAGGATGGGGGACAGAGGTACTGGAAAGGATCGAAGAAGTCAGCATAGACTTATGGAAAGGGTATAAAAGCTTAGCGATAGAAGTGATGCCTAATGCTCAAGTAGTAGCAGACAGATTTCATGTAACAGCGCAAATAAATAGTGAGTTAGATAAGCTGAGAAAACAAGAAAAAAGAGCGATAGAGGCTAAACTTAAATCCGCAAAGACATTAGAGCAAAAGAATGAATACACTCGGCAATTGGCAGTAATAAAATCGAGTAAATATGCGCTGCTAAAAAATGAAAAAGAGTTAAGAGAGGAGAAAGAACAAGAGAAGCTCAAGCAGGTTAGAGAAGAATTTGCCAACATTAGGGCAGCACATCTACTCAAAGAAAAATGGAGAGAGATAATGGAAAAAACAACATCGTGGATGAGAGGACTATTGAAAATTAGACATTGGCTGGTAAGAGCCAAGCAGCATTTGCCAAATAGTTGTGGCACAATCTCGCGATGGTTAACAGAGATAGTTGCTTACTTTGATGAGCGAACTACTAGTGGTGTAGTTGAGGGAATTAATAATAAGATTAAGCTCATCAAGCGTACTGCTTATGGCTTCACTAATTTCAACAACTTCCGAAACAGATGCTTGCTAACTTGGAGATTCAATTATTGA
- a CDS encoding PAS domain-containing protein: MRSPCCNNLDVLTLALQFQNEEFQKICDLAPCGHHALDLHSIYSYINQSELNMLGYEYDEVVGKICFPDLLTPESKRKLRDNCVKFQERGFIKDLELEMVRKDGSICPVSLSATIVRDDEGNYLISRAVVVDPSERQRGEAGHEEITLMRQNSQDFTDRILDTIPDRISIYSLDERRIVYTNYSLGELLGYPTAEIERMGDRVVDILHHPDEPNPVNAIVGLEYGEIKEFEYRMRHFNGEWRWHYLRSKNFAYHPDGSVSQVLTIVHDITKRKLSEQIMHEQASLLDIAPDAMCVYDLNYQILFWNKGAERLYGWPADDAIRRDARQFDSPDSLARLPEIMEIVLTTGKWEGELTKVTATGQPLSIISRRALVRDTAGNAKSILTVDTDITEKKQLESQFLSAQRLESLGTLASGIAHDLNNIFTPILGIAEVLPLQFPNLDGRTQSLLKILVLQYLMC; this comes from the coding sequence GTGCGTTCACCCTGTTGTAATAATTTAGATGTATTAACTCTAGCTCTTCAATTTCAAAATGAGGAATTTCAAAAAATTTGCGATCTCGCTCCCTGTGGACATCACGCACTCGATCTCCATAGTATCTATTCATACATCAACCAATCCGAACTAAACATGTTGGGTTACGAGTACGATGAAGTTGTGGGGAAGATTTGCTTTCCCGATTTACTTACACCAGAAAGTAAACGAAAGCTTCGCGACAACTGTGTGAAATTTCAGGAACGGGGTTTTATTAAAGATCTAGAACTTGAGATGGTACGCAAAGATGGTAGTATCTGCCCTGTCAGTTTGAGCGCGACAATCGTCCGCGACGATGAAGGGAACTATCTAATCAGTCGAGCGGTGGTCGTCGATCCGAGCGAACGCCAGCGCGGCGAAGCCGGACATGAAGAAATCACTTTGATGCGACAAAACAGTCAGGATTTTACCGATCGGATTCTTGATACTATACCCGACCGAATCAGTATTTATAGTTTAGACGAACGACGGATCGTCTATACCAATTATTCGCTTGGCGAATTACTCGGCTATCCAACCGCAGAAATCGAGCGGATGGGCGATCGGGTTGTAGACATCCTCCATCATCCCGACGAACCAAACCCTGTAAATGCAATCGTCGGTCTTGAATATGGTGAAATTAAAGAATTTGAATACCGAATGCGCCATTTCAACGGAGAATGGCGGTGGCATTATTTACGATCTAAGAATTTTGCCTACCATCCCGATGGCAGCGTCAGTCAGGTTTTGACGATCGTTCACGATATTACTAAGCGCAAACTATCGGAGCAAATTATGCACGAGCAAGCAAGTTTGCTCGACATTGCGCCCGATGCAATGTGTGTCTACGATCTCAACTACCAAATTTTATTTTGGAATAAAGGAGCCGAACGATTATATGGCTGGCCAGCAGATGACGCGATCCGTCGGGATGCGCGGCAGTTTGACAGTCCCGACTCTTTAGCTCGACTTCCAGAGATAATGGAGATCGTTTTAACCACAGGTAAGTGGGAAGGGGAATTGACGAAAGTTACCGCCACAGGGCAACCTCTAAGTATCATCAGCCGTCGCGCCTTGGTACGAGATACCGCTGGCAATGCTAAATCGATTCTAACTGTAGATACTGATATCACAGAGAAAAAACAATTAGAATCACAATTTTTATCCGCCCAAAGGTTAGAAAGTTTAGGCACTCTTGCTAGTGGAATCGCTCACGATCTCAATAATATTTTCACACCAATTTTGGGTATTGCCGAAGTTCTCCCGCTCCAGTTTCCCAACCTCGACGGGCGCACTCAAAGTTTATTAAAAATTCTGGTTCTCCAGTACCTAATGTGCTAA
- a CDS encoding DUF6335 family protein, whose translation MNNRVDEQQDRELSESATVTSVDPDRLNQVSVIDPPIWEEIAVGGASPLENRTDDDLDTEPDLAEEIGVESIGDAVTTPDWNDVEDLAVSVGIGIPDRELLHTNEMLEDRDTNRWELNPLSAEDFKK comes from the coding sequence ATGAATAATCGAGTTGACGAACAACAGGATCGAGAATTGTCAGAATCGGCAACAGTCACCAGTGTCGATCCAGATCGATTAAATCAAGTCTCGGTAATCGATCCACCGATTTGGGAAGAGATTGCCGTTGGCGGAGCCTCTCCTTTGGAGAATCGCACTGATGACGATCTAGATACCGAACCAGATCTGGCTGAGGAGATCGGTGTAGAGTCAATTGGAGACGCAGTGACTACTCCCGATTGGAACGATGTCGAAGATCTGGCTGTTTCAGTTGGAATTGGAATTCCAGATCGCGAACTGCTGCACACCAACGAGATGTTAGAAGACCGCGATACCAATCGGTGGGAGCTAAATCCTCTATCTGCTGAAGATTTTAAGAAATAA
- a CDS encoding ISAs1 family transposase: MKLKPKHSIAEHFDDIEDIRIERGKKHKLIDIITISICAVVCGADGWIDIEMYGIARKKWLEKFLELPNGIPSHDTFARVFSQINPDEFNKSFLSWIKGISKITAGEIIAFDGKQSRNSGDEKNGQGVINTVSAWAASNRLVLGQKKVEGKSNEITALPELIQILDLAGCIVTIDAMGCQREIVKKIVEKDADYVIAVKKNQPTLYKQVKQLFKQAIETQGKDLNLSSFNSREMNRGREEIRNYLMITDVAEQIDPLQKWKKLTSIGMVESVRVVGGKTSVETRYFISSLESDAQKLAEGIRSHWSIENSLHWVLDVAFKEDDSRIRKDNAPANFAILRHIAVNIISENKSRKLSVRSKRFLATLDEEYSTELLEAIL, from the coding sequence ATGAAGCTGAAGCCTAAGCATAGTATCGCAGAACACTTTGACGACATAGAAGACATTAGGATTGAACGTGGAAAAAAACATAAACTAATCGACATCATCACGATCTCCATTTGTGCTGTAGTATGTGGGGCGGACGGATGGATAGATATAGAAATGTATGGTATAGCCAGAAAAAAATGGTTAGAAAAGTTCCTAGAACTACCGAATGGAATCCCATCTCATGATACATTTGCTAGAGTATTTTCACAAATTAATCCTGATGAATTTAATAAATCATTCCTGAGTTGGATTAAAGGAATAAGTAAAATAACCGCAGGAGAAATAATTGCCTTTGATGGAAAACAATCTCGAAACTCAGGAGATGAAAAGAATGGTCAAGGTGTAATTAATACAGTCAGTGCCTGGGCTGCAAGTAATAGATTAGTATTAGGTCAAAAGAAAGTAGAAGGAAAATCTAATGAAATCACAGCACTTCCCGAACTGATTCAAATCTTGGATTTAGCAGGATGTATCGTTACCATCGACGCAATGGGATGTCAAAGAGAAATAGTCAAAAAAATCGTCGAAAAAGATGCAGATTATGTAATTGCTGTAAAAAAGAATCAACCGACCTTGTACAAACAAGTAAAGCAGCTATTTAAACAAGCAATTGAAACTCAGGGAAAAGACCTCAACCTGAGTAGCTTCAACAGTAGAGAGATGAATAGAGGTAGAGAAGAAATTCGTAATTATTTAATGATAACAGATGTTGCGGAGCAAATAGATCCACTGCAAAAATGGAAAAAGTTAACTAGTATTGGCATGGTAGAATCAGTTCGAGTTGTCGGCGGAAAGACGAGTGTAGAAACTCGTTATTTTATCAGTAGTCTAGAGAGCGATGCTCAAAAATTAGCAGAGGGAATTAGAAGTCATTGGTCGATAGAAAATTCTCTTCACTGGGTGCTTGATGTTGCTTTTAAAGAAGATGATAGTCGAATTAGGAAAGATAATGCTCCAGCTAATTTTGCGATTTTACGACATATAGCAGTTAACATAATTAGTGAAAATAAAAGTCGAAAGTTAAGTGTTAGAAGTAAGAGATTCTTGGCGACACTTGACGAAGAATATTCAACTGAACTTTTAGAAGCTATTTTGTAA
- a CDS encoding chaperone modulator CbpM has translation MTFSLSTTVVSDEGERLYTFESAASIAQTSISVIQIYVQLGVIEPTGSMLHSREIARIGQIQRLRQDLGLNLVGAAMVLDLAQEVAQLRAQLEIYRSGSPNSF, from the coding sequence ATGACATTCAGCCTTTCGACGACTGTGGTTTCCGATGAGGGAGAGCGACTTTATACCTTTGAATCTGCTGCATCGATCGCTCAAACTTCGATTTCGGTTATCCAGATTTACGTGCAGTTGGGTGTAATCGAACCCACAGGCTCGATGTTGCATTCCCGCGAGATTGCCCGCATCGGGCAGATTCAGCGGTTACGTCAAGATTTGGGGCTGAATCTAGTTGGCGCGGCAATGGTGCTGGATTTAGCTCAGGAGGTTGCCCAATTACGCGCACAGCTTGAGATATATCGATCGGGGTCGCCGAATTCGTTTTGA
- a CDS encoding HPF/RaiA family ribosome-associated protein, with product MRLTPQIIWQNLTPSDEIEAKIRKHIAKLEKFSDRLSDCRVVIEVPHRHHHQGNIYHIQIDLTVPGGELIINPPAQQAHEDLHVAIRDAFESAERQLKEYARQRRGEIKTHLGGEIDDEDPIPQSF from the coding sequence ATGCGATTGACTCCCCAAATCATCTGGCAGAACCTCACACCATCAGACGAAATCGAAGCCAAGATTCGCAAACATATCGCCAAGCTCGAAAAATTCTCAGATCGGCTCAGCGATTGTCGCGTTGTCATCGAAGTTCCCCATCGCCACCATCATCAAGGCAACATTTACCACATCCAGATCGACTTAACCGTCCCTGGTGGTGAGTTAATCATCAATCCGCCAGCACAGCAGGCACATGAAGATCTCCACGTTGCCATTCGCGATGCCTTTGAGAGTGCCGAACGCCAACTCAAAGAGTATGCAAGACAACGACGCGGCGAAATCAAAACACATCTGGGAGGCGAGATTGATGACGAAGACCCGATTCCGCAATCGTTCTGA
- a CDS encoding DnaJ C-terminal domain-containing protein: MPTATDFKDYYATLGVGKAATPEEIKRAYRKLARKCHPDLNPGDKDAETKFKELNEANEVLSDPDKREQYDQFGQYWDRPGYGQASPQSGANVGVEDFGQYSDFDSFINDLLGRSGRRTSTRRTATGGFDDLGGFRSQAPAPDTEAAIALTFAQAFHGVQQRLQLDDDTINVRIPAGAKPGSRIRLKGKGRASPFTQQRGDLYLTIEIRPHPFFRFEGDNLVCDVPIRPDEAVLGAEISVPTPDGSVKMKVPKGIKSGQSLRLRGKGWTLPKGGRGDLLAKLQIVTPQDLSEIEQECYEKIQAHSSFNPRAQLEEIKL; the protein is encoded by the coding sequence ATGCCAACTGCAACAGATTTTAAGGATTATTACGCCACTCTGGGAGTCGGCAAAGCGGCAACTCCTGAAGAAATCAAACGAGCTTACCGAAAACTTGCCCGCAAGTGCCATCCCGACCTCAATCCTGGTGATAAAGACGCAGAGACAAAGTTCAAAGAACTTAACGAAGCCAATGAGGTACTCTCCGATCCAGATAAGCGGGAGCAGTACGACCAATTTGGTCAGTACTGGGATCGCCCTGGATACGGTCAAGCATCGCCACAGAGCGGAGCTAATGTTGGAGTTGAAGATTTTGGTCAGTATAGTGACTTTGACTCATTTATCAACGATTTGTTGGGTCGATCTGGACGTAGAACTTCTACCCGTAGAACTGCTACTGGTGGGTTTGACGATCTCGGTGGATTTCGCTCTCAAGCTCCCGCACCGGATACCGAAGCCGCGATCGCGCTGACCTTTGCACAAGCGTTTCATGGCGTTCAACAGCGGCTGCAACTCGACGATGACACGATTAATGTCCGCATTCCCGCAGGTGCTAAACCAGGCAGTCGGATTCGGCTCAAGGGTAAAGGTCGAGCTAGTCCGTTTACTCAACAGCGCGGCGATTTGTATCTCACCATCGAAATACGACCCCATCCCTTCTTTCGATTTGAGGGTGATAACTTGGTTTGCGACGTGCCGATTCGCCCCGATGAAGCGGTGTTAGGAGCGGAAATTAGTGTGCCAACACCCGATGGTAGTGTAAAGATGAAAGTACCCAAGGGCATCAAATCGGGGCAATCGCTCAGATTGCGAGGCAAAGGTTGGACATTGCCCAAAGGAGGACGCGGTGACTTATTAGCCAAACTTCAGATCGTTACGCCCCAAGATCTTAGCGAAATCGAGCAAGAGTGCTACGAAAAAATCCAAGCACATAGCAGCTTTAACCCCCGCGCCCAGTTAGAGGAGATTAAATTATGA